A single genomic interval of Syntrophobotulus glycolicus DSM 8271 harbors:
- a CDS encoding M42 family metallopeptidase, whose product MLLKELCSLSGVSGDETAVRNYLQDYLKDVVDSLSVDKMGNLIAVKNGTSTSAPTILLSAHMDEVGFMITDITADGYLKFEPIGGIDERILISKPVLINRKTYGVIGIKAIHLQKMDERRKVFTSEQLYIDIGAGSKEDAEKAVSLGDYACFASDYFDHEDSISAKSLDDRAGCSIIARILQDRYDCTIMAVFTVQEEIGLRGSKVISNWVKADLALLLESTGAADFLSIEEEDWVVSLGKGPALSIMDQTTIYDRGLFHHLIKTAEHHAIPYQIRQGTQAGNDSGNIHLAGEGIRTMAVSIPCRYIHAANSMINKNDYENCYALIHQFLQNIKNNNWEESECAKKSL is encoded by the coding sequence ATGCTTTTAAAAGAATTATGTTCTCTTTCCGGGGTGTCCGGTGATGAAACAGCAGTCCGCAATTATCTCCAAGACTATCTGAAAGATGTTGTTGATTCCTTGTCTGTCGATAAAATGGGCAATTTGATTGCTGTCAAAAACGGTACATCAACATCTGCCCCCACGATTTTATTGTCCGCTCATATGGATGAAGTCGGTTTTATGATCACCGACATCACTGCCGATGGCTATTTGAAATTCGAACCGATCGGAGGAATAGATGAACGGATCTTAATCTCCAAACCGGTTCTGATCAACCGCAAAACATACGGAGTGATCGGGATTAAGGCGATTCATCTCCAAAAAATGGATGAACGCAGAAAGGTCTTCACTTCAGAACAGCTCTATATCGACATTGGAGCCGGATCAAAAGAAGATGCTGAAAAAGCCGTCAGCCTGGGAGATTATGCCTGCTTTGCCTCTGATTATTTCGATCATGAGGACAGCATTTCAGCAAAATCTCTGGATGACAGGGCAGGTTGCTCAATTATTGCCCGAATCTTACAAGATCGTTATGACTGCACGATTATGGCTGTTTTTACCGTTCAGGAAGAGATCGGCTTGCGCGGGTCCAAAGTGATCAGCAACTGGGTAAAGGCTGATCTGGCCCTGTTGCTTGAAAGCACGGGAGCGGCAGATTTCTTAAGTATAGAAGAAGAGGATTGGGTTGTCAGCCTGGGCAAAGGTCCGGCTTTATCCATCATGGACCAGACAACGATTTATGACCGGGGATTATTTCACCATTTGATCAAGACGGCAGAGCACCATGCTATCCCTTATCAGATCCGGCAGGGAACACAAGCCGGCAACGACTCGGGCAATATCCATCTGGCCGGTGAAGGGATCAGAACAATGGCCGTCAGCATTCCCTGCCGGTATATCCATGCGGCTAACTCAATGATCAATAAAAATGACTACGAAAATTGTTATGCTTTAATCCATCAATTTCTTCAGAACATCAAAAACAATAACTGGGAGGAATCTGAATGCGCGAAAAAATCACTTTAG
- a CDS encoding M20/M25/M40 family metallo-hydrolase, translating to MNHENFAEEILFKLADCSAISGFEQKSLSALQSVFASLAAEAARDPMGNTTFLKKGGAGRGKIMLAAHFDEIGLMITGMDERGILTFTPVGGIDHKTLLNQTVIVHGRRDLKGIICYEPRSLLRETERNIAVPSSRMGIDLGLPAAKVRELIRPGDIVSIEGRNLRLLNGLASGKAFDNRAGITAMAVCLRELTRLRHAHDVYAVATVQEEVGLRGAAVSSHQIEPDIAFILDVTHAQTTDSKDKVKVALGKGPVIALGPNIHSGLLRYVRTCAKDHRIPVQLDPTPRATGTDARVIQLTGAGIPTALLSVPLRYMHSSIETISLSDIVSCGILLAQLIANLPEDLEEILCF from the coding sequence ATGAATCATGAAAACTTTGCTGAAGAGATATTATTTAAGCTTGCCGATTGCAGCGCAATATCCGGTTTTGAGCAAAAAAGCCTTTCTGCTTTGCAATCCGTATTTGCCTCTCTGGCGGCAGAAGCTGCCCGGGACCCTATGGGGAATACGACCTTTCTGAAAAAAGGCGGGGCCGGCCGGGGAAAAATCATGCTGGCGGCTCATTTTGATGAAATAGGCTTGATGATTACCGGGATGGATGAGAGGGGAATCTTAACCTTTACGCCGGTTGGCGGAATCGATCATAAAACCTTGCTGAATCAGACGGTGATCGTTCATGGCAGAAGGGATCTCAAAGGAATCATCTGTTATGAACCGAGATCCCTTCTGCGGGAAACAGAAAGAAATATTGCTGTGCCCAGCTCCAGAATGGGGATTGATCTTGGCTTGCCTGCAGCTAAAGTCCGGGAACTGATCCGGCCCGGAGACATCGTTTCGATAGAAGGCAGGAATTTACGGCTTCTAAACGGCCTGGCCAGCGGGAAGGCCTTTGATAACCGGGCAGGCATCACGGCGATGGCTGTTTGCTTACGGGAATTAACCAGGCTAAGACATGCACATGATGTTTATGCCGTAGCTACAGTTCAAGAGGAAGTCGGATTGCGGGGCGCCGCCGTAAGTTCCCATCAAATCGAACCGGATATCGCCTTTATCCTGGATGTTACTCATGCCCAAACAACAGACAGCAAGGATAAGGTCAAAGTTGCACTGGGTAAAGGGCCGGTCATTGCTCTGGGCCCGAATATCCACAGCGGTTTACTGCGCTATGTACGGACCTGCGCCAAGGATCATAGAATTCCGGTTCAGCTTGATCCGACACCCCGGGCAACAGGCACGGATGCCCGGGTCATCCAGCTGACCGGAGCAGGAATACCGACTGCGCTGCTGAGCGTTCCTCTGCGTTACATGCACTCCTCCATTGAGACGATTTCCTTATCGGATATCGTTTCCTGCGGAATTTTGCTGGCCCAACTGATTGCCAATCTACCTGAAGACCTGGAGGAAATCTTATGCTTTTAA
- a CDS encoding penicillin-binding protein: MVKKTNNKTKFTRETLIYIFVFTVFLLIIGKLFLLQVIHADELRAKGLDMKSNLQEPIIERGTIYDFQHNILAKSIETKDVYADTKNMNELLPKRKDGLTKDTIAAQLAPLLGKSSDEILALLHKDSYYIVLTKNIDLDHAQKIKQLGFPGINFSDSYKRVYPMGNTASSVLGIVDATGHGIEGVEKTADQDLLNVLDDENRGNNIVLTIDSTIQYLLEQELDGIVGEYSPKRTTILAMDPMTGKILGMGSRPTFDPNDYRNTKNEDRKNLGVSMIYEPGSTFKIITGSIGLEENIISPEEKFDDPGYLNVGSRTITNWDSDRKPHGLITFSDGMRLSSNVVLALAGQKIGKETFYTYLKSFGFGTKTKVDLSGEEQGLLIDQSRVKDLELSTMAFGQANLVTPVQLLTAISSVANGGTLYQPYVIDRVLSTEGKILKQNEPKTVRKILSPKTCREMNDILVNVVENGTGASTKIEGIKVAGKTGTAQKIDPVTLAYSETDKIASFVAYAPADNPKIAVLAILDTPKGDFVQGGVMAGPHVKKILEGALQYYGIPVSSDTPSDVNNFLEGEATRPQPKTVTPEREPVNGEVMIPDLTGLTIRKVGEELGKLELRYKFQGSGTVTKQFPEPGKIVNKGDCVEVVFSGQT, encoded by the coding sequence TTGGTGAAAAAAACGAACAATAAAACAAAATTTACCAGAGAAACGCTCATCTATATTTTTGTCTTCACTGTCTTTTTGCTGATCATCGGTAAACTCTTTTTACTGCAGGTGATCCATGCGGATGAGTTGAGAGCCAAAGGTCTGGATATGAAATCAAATCTTCAGGAACCGATTATTGAAAGAGGAACAATATATGATTTTCAGCATAATATTTTGGCCAAAAGCATAGAAACAAAAGATGTCTATGCCGACACCAAAAACATGAATGAGCTTCTGCCTAAACGGAAAGACGGCCTGACCAAGGATACGATTGCCGCCCAGCTGGCGCCGCTGCTTGGAAAATCAAGTGATGAAATTCTGGCATTGCTGCATAAAGACAGCTATTACATCGTTTTAACAAAAAATATTGATTTAGATCATGCCCAGAAAATTAAACAATTGGGTTTTCCGGGGATCAATTTTTCTGATTCCTATAAAAGGGTCTATCCGATGGGAAATACGGCTTCATCAGTATTAGGCATTGTCGATGCCACCGGTCATGGGATTGAGGGTGTGGAAAAGACAGCCGATCAAGACCTTCTCAATGTTTTAGACGATGAAAACAGAGGAAACAATATTGTCCTGACCATAGATTCCACGATTCAATATCTTCTTGAGCAGGAACTGGACGGCATCGTGGGAGAGTACAGCCCTAAACGGACGACAATACTTGCCATGGACCCCATGACCGGTAAAATTCTTGGTATGGGTTCAAGGCCGACCTTTGATCCCAACGATTATCGAAACACTAAAAATGAAGACAGAAAAAACCTTGGTGTCAGTATGATCTATGAGCCGGGTTCCACCTTTAAAATTATTACAGGATCAATTGGTCTGGAAGAGAATATTATCTCCCCTGAAGAGAAGTTTGACGATCCCGGATACCTGAATGTAGGATCCCGTACCATTACCAATTGGGATTCAGACCGCAAACCTCACGGTCTGATTACATTTTCGGATGGGATGAGATTATCTTCTAATGTGGTTCTTGCCTTGGCCGGACAGAAAATAGGCAAAGAGACCTTCTATACCTATTTGAAATCTTTTGGGTTCGGTACGAAAACGAAAGTGGATTTAAGCGGGGAAGAACAAGGTTTATTGATTGATCAGAGCAGAGTCAAGGATCTGGAGCTTTCCACCATGGCTTTTGGCCAGGCAAATCTGGTTACCCCGGTTCAATTGTTGACAGCGATTTCTTCCGTTGCCAACGGCGGTACTTTATATCAACCCTATGTAATTGACCGGGTTCTTTCAACTGAGGGAAAAATCCTCAAACAAAACGAACCGAAAACTGTCCGGAAAATTTTATCTCCAAAAACCTGCCGGGAAATGAATGATATTCTGGTCAATGTCGTTGAAAACGGCACAGGAGCATCCACCAAGATCGAAGGGATTAAAGTCGCCGGTAAAACGGGTACGGCCCAAAAAATCGATCCCGTAACTTTAGCTTATTCCGAAACAGATAAAATTGCTTCCTTTGTTGCTTATGCCCCTGCAGATAATCCGAAGATTGCAGTGCTTGCCATTTTAGATACCCCGAAAGGCGATTTTGTCCAGGGCGGGGTTATGGCAGGACCGCATGTCAAAAAAATTCTTGAGGGTGCTTTGCAATACTATGGAATACCAGTTTCCTCGGATACCCCCAGTGATGTGAATAATTTCCTTGAAGGAGAAGCGACAAGGCCCCAGCCTAAAACCGTTACACCTGAAAGAGAGCCTGTAAACGGGGAAGTCATGATACCGGATCTGACTGGCTTGACAATCAGGAAAGTCGGAGAAGAACTGGGCAAATTAGAGCTCCGCTATAAATTCCAGGGAAGCGGAACCGTTACAAAGCAATTTCCGGAACCGGGGAAGATCGTGAATAAAGGTGATTGTGTGGAAGTCGTTTTTAGTGGCCAAACATAA
- a CDS encoding rhomboid family intramembrane serine protease, whose amino-acid sequence MINKNRTKSIVTNTFLIMNILVFLVMTLAGGTTNQVVLVIFGAKVNQLIDLGQYWRLLTSIFIHIGIVHLLLNSYALIAVGQISEAVFGHLKFALLYLLSGIGGATASYLFSEAISAGASGAIFGLLGALVSYGWKNAGMWRSGLIANLLFVIGFNILFGLITTGIDNYAHIGGMLTGLIIGIIYRQQR is encoded by the coding sequence ATGATCAATAAAAATCGTACTAAGAGTATTGTAACCAATACTTTCCTGATTATGAACATCCTCGTCTTTCTTGTGATGACTCTGGCGGGCGGCACAACAAACCAAGTCGTGCTGGTGATTTTCGGCGCCAAGGTGAACCAATTAATCGATTTAGGTCAATATTGGCGTTTATTGACTTCTATTTTTATTCACATTGGCATTGTCCATCTATTATTGAATTCCTATGCCTTAATTGCTGTCGGCCAAATATCGGAGGCCGTCTTCGGTCACTTGAAGTTTGCACTGCTTTATTTGCTGAGCGGCATCGGCGGAGCAACCGCCAGCTATTTATTCAGTGAAGCAATCTCAGCCGGAGCCTCAGGGGCAATCTTTGGCTTGCTGGGAGCCTTGGTTTCTTACGGCTGGAAAAATGCCGGAATGTGGCGCAGCGGATTAATTGCCAATCTTCTTTTTGTGATCGGATTCAATATCCTTTTTGGTTTAATCACCACGGGAATTGATAATTACGCCCATATCGGGGGAATGCTGACCGGCTTGATTATCGGAATCATTTATCGTCAACAGAGATGA